The following proteins are co-located in the Penaeus monodon isolate SGIC_2016 chromosome 10, NSTDA_Pmon_1, whole genome shotgun sequence genome:
- the LOC119577885 gene encoding succinate-semialdehyde dehydrogenase, mitochondrial-like encodes MTIFSRFGILLRHQKRTNMSEMLRGHGLRCASFLHQKGYIGGQWVTAASGKTFEVTNPSNGKVIASVPDMDEHDAQMAIDAAYDAFQTWRRTTAKERAALLRRWYNLMEEHKEDLAILMTAEAGKPLVESRGEITYGSSFLEWFAEEARRIHGEVVQSPAPSKEMIFLREPIGVVSMITPWNFPNAMITRKAGAALAAGCTCVIKPAEDTPFSALAAVDLAEKAGFPPGVVNVVTASRPNTPAVGEILCTSPKIAGMSFTGSTAVGQLLYKLCSTGIKRIGLELGGNAPFIVFNGANLKSAVEGLMVAKFRNTGQTCISANRILVQSGVYDQFLEQLKETVSKQLVVGDGFDKGVNQGPIINQSQLNKVSGIVKDSVAAGAHLVTGGRPHKLGGLFYEPTILTEVTEDMPCSQEEIFGPVVAIRKFETEEEALQIANNSDRGLAAYFYSQDVSQVWRVARRLESGMIGINEGLISAAEGAFGGVKQSGIGREGSRHGIDDYTDLKYICIGGIN; translated from the exons ATGACCATATTTTCACGGTTTGGCATCCTTCTCAGACACCAGAAGCGGACG AACATGTCAGAAATGCTCAGAGGCCATGGACTGCGCTGTGCTTCCTTCCTACACCAAAAGGGCTACATTGGAGGCCAGTGGGTCACGGCTGCCAGTGGGAAGACTTTTGAAGTTACAAATCCGAGCAATGGCAAA GTGATTGCAAGTGTCCCAGACATGGATGAACATGATGCACAGATGGCCATTGACGCAGCCTACGATGCTTTCCAGACTTGGAGGAGAACCACGGCCAAG GAACGTGCTGCTCTTCTACGCAGATGGTACAATCTAATGGAAGAGCATAAGGAGGACTTGGCTATCCTAATGACAGCAGAAGCAGGAAAGCCTCTTGTTGAGTCCCGTGGTGAAATAACTTACGGGAGCTCGTTCCTGGAGTGGTTTGCAGAAGAGGCTAGGcgtatacat GGTGAGGTTGTTCAGAGTCCGGCACCTAGCAAGGAGATGATTTTTCTCCGAGAACCTATTGGTGTTGTCTCCATGATTACGCCA TGGAACTTCCCGAATGCCATGATTACACGCAAAGCAGGCGCTGCCCTGGCTGCAGGATGCACCTGTGTCATCAAGCCAGCAGAGGACACCCCCTTCTCGGCACTTGCAGCTGTGGACCTTGCTGAAAAGGCTGGGTTTCCtccag GCGTTGTAAATGTGGTGACAGCATCAAGGCCGAACACTCCAGCTGTAGGGGAGATTCTGTGTACAAGCCCCAAAATAGCAGGCATGTCCTTCACAG GGTCAACTGCAGTAGGGCAGTTATTGTACAAGCTGTGTTCAACGGGCATCAAGAGGATTGGACTAGAGTTAGGAGGAAATGCTCCATTCATTGTCTTCAATGGGGCTAATTTGAAATCAGCTGTTGAAGGACTAATGGTTGCAAAGTTCAGGAACACAGGACAG ACTTGCATCAGTGCAAACAGGATATTGGTTCAGTCGGGAGTCTATGATCAGTTTCTGGAGCAGTTGAAGGAAACTGTGAGCAAGCAACTGGTTGTAGGGGATGGATTTGACAAAGGAGTTAATCAGGGACCTATCATTAACCAAAGTCAGCTGAACAAG GTCAGTGGTATTGTCAAGGACTCTGTAGCTGCTGGAGCTCACTTGGTGACTGGAGGGAGGCCTCACAAACTTGGGGGTCTCTTCTACGAACCAACCATCCTTACTGAGGTGACAGAGGATATGCCTTGCTCCCAGGAAGAAATCTTTGGCCCAGTTGTGGCTATTAGGAA ATTTGAGACTGAAGAAGAGGCTCTGCAGATAGCCAATAACTCTGACCGTGGTTTGGCTGCTTACTTCTATAGCCAGGATGTTTCACAG GTGTGGAGAGTGGCCAGGAGACTGGAATCAGGTATGATTGGCATTAACGAGGGACTAATCTCTGCTGCGGAAGGTGCATTCGGAGGAGTGAAACAATCGGGCATTGGAAGAGAGGGTTCCAGACATGGTATTGATGATTACACTGATCTTAAGTACATTTGCATAGGAGGTATTAATTAA